Proteins encoded in a region of the Zea mays cultivar B73 chromosome 4, Zm-B73-REFERENCE-NAM-5.0, whole genome shotgun sequence genome:
- the LOC100501358 gene encoding uncharacterized protein LOC100501358 produces MTSGFRETKITNSEILSLSPRLTWLSTIQSAIFKLVSGNRPARVGRQQRRQPAGRHRGSYSVRQLLASGATGRRRERRVAYYGRPTFRFCSGLRWLL; encoded by the coding sequence ATGACGTCAGGATTTAgagaaacaaaaataacaaactcTGAAATCTTAAGTCTGAGCCCTAGACTTACGTGGTTAAGCACCATACAATCAGCAATCTTCAAGCTGGTGTCTGGTAATAGGCCGGCACGGGTTGGAAGACAGCAGCGGCGGCAGCCGGCGGGGCGCCACCGTGGTTCGTACAGCGTGCGACAGCTCCTGGCGAGTGGCGCGACAGGCCGCAGGCGAGAACGACGAGTGGCTTATTATGGGCGACCGACGTTTCGCTTTTGTTCCGGACTTCGTTGGCTTTTGTGA